The Rhineura floridana isolate rRhiFlo1 chromosome 8, rRhiFlo1.hap2, whole genome shotgun sequence genome includes a region encoding these proteins:
- the PMPCB gene encoding mitochondrial-processing peptidase subunit beta isoform X2, which translates to MAAAATAGCIAGRRLLRAWPGHLIAWNSASGRRSVHLGRSRFRAIKAAPQIVLNVPETKISSLENGLRVASEDSGLSTCTVGLWIDAGSRYENEKNNGTAHFLEHMAFKGTRKRSQLDLELEIENMGAHLNAYTSREQTVYYAKAFSKDLPRAVEILADIIQNSTLGEAEIERERGVILREMQEVETNLQEVVFDYLHATAYQNTALGRTILGPTENIKSINRNDLVEYITTHYKGPRMVLAAAGGIAHDELLELAKYHFGNLPSIVKGGAPAMPPCRFTGSEIRVRDDKMPLAHIAIAVEAVGWCHPDTIPLMVANTLIGNWDRSFGGGVNLSSKLAQVACHDNLCHSFQSFNTCYTDTGLWGVYMVCEGTTIDDMMHFVQREWIRLCTSVTESEVARAKNLLKTNMLLQLDGSTPICEDIGRQMLCYNRRIPIPELEARIEAIDAQTIKDVCTKYIYDKGPAIAAVVLTTLQFKLTT; encoded by the exons ATGGCGGCGGCCGCAACAGCGGGTTGCATAGCGGGAAGGCGGCTCCTTCGGGCCTGGCCAGGTCACCTTATCGCGTGGAACTCAGCCTCTGGGAGACGG TCTGTACATCTTGGGAGAAGCAGATTCAGGGCTATCAAGGCAGCACCCCAAATTGTCCTAAATGTTCCTGAAACAAAGATATCATCTCTAGAGAATGGCTTGAGAGTAGCGTCTGAAGATTCTGGGCTATCAACATGCACA GTGGGACTTTGGATTGATGCTGGAAGCAGATACGAAAATGAGAAAAACAATGGAACAGCTCACTTCCTGGAGCATATGGCTTTTAAG GGAACAAGAAAGAGGTCCCAGTTGGATCTGGAGCTAGAGATTGAAAACATGGGAGCTCACCTTAATGCTTATACATCAAGAGAACAAACAGTATATTATGCAAAGGCTTTCTCAAAAGACTTGCCAAGAG CTGTGGAGATTCTTGCTGACATCATACAAAACAGCACACTGGGAGAGGCAGAGATTGAGCGGGAACGAGGAGTGATCCTTCGAGAAATGCAGGAAGTTGAGACTAATTTACAGGAAGTTGTCTTTGACTATCTTCATGCCACAGCTTATCAGAACACAGCACTGGGACGGACTATATTAGGACCCACAGAAAACATAAA GTCCATTAACCGTAATGACTTGGTGGAGTATATTACAACACATTATAAAGGGCCTAGAATGGTACTTGCTGCTGCTGGAG GAATCGCTCATGATGAGTTGCTTGAACTAGCGAAGTACCATTTTGGTAACTTGCCATCTATTGTGAAAggaggagcaccagccatgcctCCTTGCCGGTTCACAGGCAGTGAA ATTCGCGTGCGAGATGATAAGATGCCTTTGGCACATATTGCAATAGCTGTTGAAGCAGTCGGCTGGTGTCATCCAGATACTATTCCTCTCATGGTAGCAAATACTCTGATAGGCAACTGGGATCGTTCTTTTGGAGGTGGTGTG AATCTGTCTAGTAAGCTTGCTCAGGTGGCATGCCATGACAACCTCTGTCATAGTTTCCAGTCCTTCAACACTTGTTACACAGATACTGGACTATGGGGTGTCTATATGGTTTGTGAAGGAACTACCATAGACGACATGATGCACTTTGTTCAGAGAGAATG GATACGACTTTGCACTAGTGTTACTGAAAGCGAGGTAGCACGTGCCAAGAATCTTCTAAAAACCAACATGCTATTACAACTGGATG GTTCCACTCCCATTTGTGAAGACATTGGACGACAAATGTTGTGTTATAATCGTCGAATCCCAATTCCTGAACTTGAAGCAAGAATTGAA GCAATTGATGCTCAAACTATCAAAGATGTCTGCACAAAGTATATTTATGACAAGGGCCCTGCAATTGCTGCTGTTG TGCTGACGACTCTTCAATTCAAGTTGACAACTTAA
- the PMPCB gene encoding mitochondrial-processing peptidase subunit beta isoform X1, protein MAAAATAGCIAGRRLLRAWPGHLIAWNSASGRRSVHLGRSRFRAIKAAPQIVLNVPETKISSLENGLRVASEDSGLSTCTVGLWIDAGSRYENEKNNGTAHFLEHMAFKGTRKRSQLDLELEIENMGAHLNAYTSREQTVYYAKAFSKDLPRAVEILADIIQNSTLGEAEIERERGVILREMQEVETNLQEVVFDYLHATAYQNTALGRTILGPTENIKSINRNDLVEYITTHYKGPRMVLAAAGGIAHDELLELAKYHFGNLPSIVKGGAPAMPPCRFTGSEIRVRDDKMPLAHIAIAVEAVGWCHPDTIPLMVANTLIGNWDRSFGGGVNLSSKLAQVACHDNLCHSFQSFNTCYTDTGLWGVYMVCEGTTIDDMMHFVQREWIRLCTSVTESEVARAKNLLKTNMLLQLDGSTPICEDIGRQMLCYNRRIPIPELEARIEAIDAQTIKDVCTKYIYDKGPAIAAVGPLEQLPDYNRLCSGMYWLRD, encoded by the exons ATGGCGGCGGCCGCAACAGCGGGTTGCATAGCGGGAAGGCGGCTCCTTCGGGCCTGGCCAGGTCACCTTATCGCGTGGAACTCAGCCTCTGGGAGACGG TCTGTACATCTTGGGAGAAGCAGATTCAGGGCTATCAAGGCAGCACCCCAAATTGTCCTAAATGTTCCTGAAACAAAGATATCATCTCTAGAGAATGGCTTGAGAGTAGCGTCTGAAGATTCTGGGCTATCAACATGCACA GTGGGACTTTGGATTGATGCTGGAAGCAGATACGAAAATGAGAAAAACAATGGAACAGCTCACTTCCTGGAGCATATGGCTTTTAAG GGAACAAGAAAGAGGTCCCAGTTGGATCTGGAGCTAGAGATTGAAAACATGGGAGCTCACCTTAATGCTTATACATCAAGAGAACAAACAGTATATTATGCAAAGGCTTTCTCAAAAGACTTGCCAAGAG CTGTGGAGATTCTTGCTGACATCATACAAAACAGCACACTGGGAGAGGCAGAGATTGAGCGGGAACGAGGAGTGATCCTTCGAGAAATGCAGGAAGTTGAGACTAATTTACAGGAAGTTGTCTTTGACTATCTTCATGCCACAGCTTATCAGAACACAGCACTGGGACGGACTATATTAGGACCCACAGAAAACATAAA GTCCATTAACCGTAATGACTTGGTGGAGTATATTACAACACATTATAAAGGGCCTAGAATGGTACTTGCTGCTGCTGGAG GAATCGCTCATGATGAGTTGCTTGAACTAGCGAAGTACCATTTTGGTAACTTGCCATCTATTGTGAAAggaggagcaccagccatgcctCCTTGCCGGTTCACAGGCAGTGAA ATTCGCGTGCGAGATGATAAGATGCCTTTGGCACATATTGCAATAGCTGTTGAAGCAGTCGGCTGGTGTCATCCAGATACTATTCCTCTCATGGTAGCAAATACTCTGATAGGCAACTGGGATCGTTCTTTTGGAGGTGGTGTG AATCTGTCTAGTAAGCTTGCTCAGGTGGCATGCCATGACAACCTCTGTCATAGTTTCCAGTCCTTCAACACTTGTTACACAGATACTGGACTATGGGGTGTCTATATGGTTTGTGAAGGAACTACCATAGACGACATGATGCACTTTGTTCAGAGAGAATG GATACGACTTTGCACTAGTGTTACTGAAAGCGAGGTAGCACGTGCCAAGAATCTTCTAAAAACCAACATGCTATTACAACTGGATG GTTCCACTCCCATTTGTGAAGACATTGGACGACAAATGTTGTGTTATAATCGTCGAATCCCAATTCCTGAACTTGAAGCAAGAATTGAA GCAATTGATGCTCAAACTATCAAAGATGTCTGCACAAAGTATATTTATGACAAGGGCCCTGCAATTGCTGCTGTTG gGCCACTTGAACAACTCCCTGATTACAACAGACTCTGTAGTGGCATGTACTGGCTTCGTGATTGA
- the PMPCB gene encoding mitochondrial-processing peptidase subunit beta isoform X3 translates to MVLILNLLRASVHLGRSRFRAIKAAPQIVLNVPETKISSLENGLRVASEDSGLSTCTVGLWIDAGSRYENEKNNGTAHFLEHMAFKGTRKRSQLDLELEIENMGAHLNAYTSREQTVYYAKAFSKDLPRAVEILADIIQNSTLGEAEIERERGVILREMQEVETNLQEVVFDYLHATAYQNTALGRTILGPTENIKSINRNDLVEYITTHYKGPRMVLAAAGGIAHDELLELAKYHFGNLPSIVKGGAPAMPPCRFTGSEIRVRDDKMPLAHIAIAVEAVGWCHPDTIPLMVANTLIGNWDRSFGGGVNLSSKLAQVACHDNLCHSFQSFNTCYTDTGLWGVYMVCEGTTIDDMMHFVQREWIRLCTSVTESEVARAKNLLKTNMLLQLDGSTPICEDIGRQMLCYNRRIPIPELEARIEAIDAQTIKDVCTKYIYDKGPAIAAVGPLEQLPDYNRLCSGMYWLRD, encoded by the exons atggTGCTGATTCTGAATTTGTTAAGGGCC TCTGTACATCTTGGGAGAAGCAGATTCAGGGCTATCAAGGCAGCACCCCAAATTGTCCTAAATGTTCCTGAAACAAAGATATCATCTCTAGAGAATGGCTTGAGAGTAGCGTCTGAAGATTCTGGGCTATCAACATGCACA GTGGGACTTTGGATTGATGCTGGAAGCAGATACGAAAATGAGAAAAACAATGGAACAGCTCACTTCCTGGAGCATATGGCTTTTAAG GGAACAAGAAAGAGGTCCCAGTTGGATCTGGAGCTAGAGATTGAAAACATGGGAGCTCACCTTAATGCTTATACATCAAGAGAACAAACAGTATATTATGCAAAGGCTTTCTCAAAAGACTTGCCAAGAG CTGTGGAGATTCTTGCTGACATCATACAAAACAGCACACTGGGAGAGGCAGAGATTGAGCGGGAACGAGGAGTGATCCTTCGAGAAATGCAGGAAGTTGAGACTAATTTACAGGAAGTTGTCTTTGACTATCTTCATGCCACAGCTTATCAGAACACAGCACTGGGACGGACTATATTAGGACCCACAGAAAACATAAA GTCCATTAACCGTAATGACTTGGTGGAGTATATTACAACACATTATAAAGGGCCTAGAATGGTACTTGCTGCTGCTGGAG GAATCGCTCATGATGAGTTGCTTGAACTAGCGAAGTACCATTTTGGTAACTTGCCATCTATTGTGAAAggaggagcaccagccatgcctCCTTGCCGGTTCACAGGCAGTGAA ATTCGCGTGCGAGATGATAAGATGCCTTTGGCACATATTGCAATAGCTGTTGAAGCAGTCGGCTGGTGTCATCCAGATACTATTCCTCTCATGGTAGCAAATACTCTGATAGGCAACTGGGATCGTTCTTTTGGAGGTGGTGTG AATCTGTCTAGTAAGCTTGCTCAGGTGGCATGCCATGACAACCTCTGTCATAGTTTCCAGTCCTTCAACACTTGTTACACAGATACTGGACTATGGGGTGTCTATATGGTTTGTGAAGGAACTACCATAGACGACATGATGCACTTTGTTCAGAGAGAATG GATACGACTTTGCACTAGTGTTACTGAAAGCGAGGTAGCACGTGCCAAGAATCTTCTAAAAACCAACATGCTATTACAACTGGATG GTTCCACTCCCATTTGTGAAGACATTGGACGACAAATGTTGTGTTATAATCGTCGAATCCCAATTCCTGAACTTGAAGCAAGAATTGAA GCAATTGATGCTCAAACTATCAAAGATGTCTGCACAAAGTATATTTATGACAAGGGCCCTGCAATTGCTGCTGTTG gGCCACTTGAACAACTCCCTGATTACAACAGACTCTGTAGTGGCATGTACTGGCTTCGTGATTGA